In bacterium, the sequence GCTAAAAAGAGCTAGAGAAGAAGCCCACAAACGAGGTATTGCCCTGGCAGGTGTTTCCGTTTTGACCAGCCTTTCAAGGCTCGAGATCCAGCGACTCTTCGCATATCCATGTGAAATAGAAAGAATCGTTGAAAGTATGCTAAATGTCGCTTGCGAATGCGAAATTGACTACGCGGTGCTCTCCGGAATCGAGGTTTCAAAACTGGGCTACAAATTCCAAGGTAAAATCGGATTTATCGTACCCGGAGTCAGAATGGAGGAGGAAGAGGTTGACGACCAAGCAAGGGTTATAACACCACAGGAGGCAAAAACACTGGGTATTAACTACATCGTCGTTGGAAGGCCTATCACTCACAGCTCCAATCCTATTGAAGCTTTGAAGAAATACAAAAGAGCATTATCGTGAGATGTTCTTTATTTTAAGCCTAATATCTTATTTTGTACCACTAACCACAGAGGATTTTCTAAAACCTGAACTTCAAAGACCCATCAATGACAGAATTTATATACAGGAAATCCCGTTCTTGCCCAACTGTAACCTGCGGTTTTGGAATTGTGAAGAGTTCGAAAAACGAAGCGGAAAAATTGATTTTATATTCATCAAAGACTCTTTGAGGTCCCCCGAAGTACTCCTTTATTCGCTCAGAGGTGAGAGGTTTTCCGAAGTCGGAGGATTTCTTAAAACTCCCATTGAAAAAATCGAATACCAGTCAGTGATTCTTTACTCAAATCTTAAGATTGTAGATTCCAGCACTTCCTTTTTACTGCTTGCTTTCAAACACACCGGCAAAGTTAATTTTAACATTTCTTACGCACAAATAGAAGGCAAAAACGGTTATGCGCTTTCCTCTTCTTACAGGAATCTTTTCGCTTTTTATAGGCAAGGCGAATTTAACGAAGCAGGACTGGGCTTCATAGTAGGAAATCTATCAGCATATTACAAAATCGATGGAAAAATCCACAATGCAATATTTCACTATAAGGGAATTTCGCTTGGCCTAAGCTATTGCGAGAAGTTATACCCATACCTTGACGTTAAGCATACTTTAAATTTCCTGACCCTAAGAATTGGCTATACTGCTAATAACTTCTACAACAGGCTCGAAAATCCAATTTATGGGTCGATAAAATTGGAGAAGAACGGATATTTTGCCAGCATTGACGCAAAAATCGGGAAAGAAGGGATTTACTACTTGGAAAATGGCGAGTTGAGAGGTGGGCCATACATCGCAGGAATTTCCGGTGGCATTCAAAAAGAATACCTTCAATTATCTTTTAACTACTTTATGCCGAGCCAAGGTAAATTGGCCCTCCGAGTTTCGCCCGCTTTTGAATTCAAAAAAGGAGAAATCGCATTAGAACCCGCAGCGACAATCTTCTACGACCACAGATCTAAGATTTTGCAAGGAAAAATCGGGCTTTCACTGTTTCTCTTCAAGGCAATAGAAGCAAGATTTTCCTATGATCTTTTGAAGGGCGCTGTTTTCGGTATTGGTGTCAACCTTTTTGACTAAAATTATAAGGTGGATAAAAGACTCCCTCTTCGGTAATTATTGCAGTAATAAGACTCCACGGGGTCACATCAAAAGCATAATTTAAAACATCCACTTCCTCAGGAGCAATCTGCTTCTCACCAACAAAAACTACCTCCCTCTTGTTTCTCTCTTCTATATCGATTTCTTCACCACTTCCAATGGCAAGATCAATAGAACTGGTAGGCGCGGCTACATAAAAA encodes:
- the pyrF gene encoding orotidine-5'-phosphate decarboxylase codes for the protein MEEALKWVDIIGIEHDFYKVGLPLYLKYGKKIIEELRKRHKRIFLDLKLHDIPSVVARSLEPFERGEVEIVTVHISGGSEMLKRAREEAHKRGIALAGVSVLTSLSRLEIQRLFAYPCEIERIVESMLNVACECEIDYAVLSGIEVSKLGYKFQGKIGFIVPGVRMEEEEVDDQARVITPQEAKTLGINYIVVGRPITHSSNPIEALKKYKRALS